The following nucleotide sequence is from Lacinutrix sp. Hel_I_90.
ACGAAAGAGGTGCGCCTTCTTTACCAGAAGTGCTTAAACAAGTAAAAGGTGGGGTTGAATATTATACAGATCAAGTTAACTATAATTTGAATAAAGACTTTAAAGGAAGAAAAACAGAAGATAATCCTAATGATTTTAACGATAAACCAGGGTATGGAAACGGAAACGTTTTACCGGTAAAAAAATCTGAAGCCCATGGTACGCACGTTGCTGGTATTATTGCGGCAGAACGCAATAATGGAAAAGGAGCAAATGGCGTTGCTAACAATGTTGAAATTATGAGTATTCGTGCTGTTCCAAATGGTGATGAGTATGATAAAGATGTAGCAAAAGCGATTCGCTATGCTGTTGATAATGGTGCAAAAGTAATTAATGGTAGTTTTGGAAAAAGTTTTTCTCCACATGCGGATTGGGTAAGAGATGCTATTAAGTACGCGAGTGATAAGGGTGTTATTTTTGTTCATGCTGCAGGAAATGATGGTAAAGATGTCGATAAAACACCAAATTTTCCAGATGATAATGTGAATGGTGTAGAGGTGAGTAACACTTATATTCGTGTTGGGGCTTTAGCGCCTAGCTATGGCACCAATATGGTTGCTGATTTTTCTAACTACGGAAAGAAAAACGTAGATGTTTTTGCGCCTGGTGCTCAAATATATTCTACTACACCAGAAAATGAGTATAGCACTTTTGGAGGGACATCTATGGCTTCACCTGCAGTTGCTGGTGTTGCTGCTTTAGTGTGGTCTCAATATCCTAAATTAACTGCTGCTCAGGTTAAGCAAATTATTTTAGATTCTGGTTTGGCGGTAACAACTAAGGTCGTTGTTGGTGGTGATCCTAACGATATACAAGCCTTTGGAAACTTGACAAAATCGGCTAAAATGGTAAATGCATACAATGCATTGGTTATGGCTGCGCAATTATCTAAATAATTAATAAACCGCTTAATCTATTACCCGCTTGGCTAACGATTAGGCGGTTTCTTTTTAAACTAAATTCAAATGAAAAAGATTTTTTTCTTCGGTGTTACTGTTTCACTTTTTTTATCCTCTTGTGGCTCCACCAAAAGTATTTCTAACAGTTCAACCACGTCTCAAGGTAGCCCGACAGCTGTAACAGCTGCTTCTGCTAAATCAACGTATTGGCAACAGCATGTTGACTATAAAATGGATATTGATATGGATGTGAATAACTACCAATATCAAGGCAAACAGGTATTAGTGTACACCAATAACTCTCCTGATGTTTTAGACAAAGTATTCTATCACTTATACTTTAATGCGTTTCAACCTGGTAGCGAAATGGATATTCGTTCTCAAACCATTGCTGATCCAGATGCTAGAGTTGGCAGTAGAATAGGACGTTTAAAACCAAACGAAATTGGCTACATCAATGTAACCGCTTTAAAGCAAAATGGGAAAGGTGTAAAATACGAAACCGTTGGTACTGTTTTAGAAGTACAATTAAACAAGGTTATCCAACCTGGTGAAAGTGTTACTTTCGACATGGCTTTTGATGCACAGGTACCAGCACAAATTCGTCGTTCGGGTAGAAATAACGAGGAGGGCGTTGCCCTATCAATGACACAATGGTATCCTAAATTAGCGGAGTACGATTTTGAAGGCTGGCATGCCGATCCCTATATTGGAAGAGAATTTCATGGGGTTTGGGGAGATTTTGACCTAAACTTAACAATTGACAAGGATTACGTTGTTGGCGGTACTGGGTATCTTCAAAAGGAAACTATAAGCGGCGACAAAAAAACCTTGCATATAACAGCACCTAACGTACATGATTTTACTTGGGCCGCAGATCCTGAATACATTCACGATACCATGCAAGTACCAAATGGGCCAATGCTTCATTTCTATTATAAAAAGACACTCCCTGCTGAAAACCTTCAGTTTTGGAAAGACCTACAGCCTAAAACGGTGGAAATGATGCAGTATTTCAGTGAAAATATTGGCAAATATCCTTACGAACAATACTCTGTTATTCAAGGGGGTGATGGCGGTATGGAGTATGCGATGTGTACTTTAATTACAGGAAAACGGAAGTTTGGTAGTCTTATGGGTGTAACCGCTCACGAATTAGCGCATACCTGGTTTCAGTTTTTATTAGCAACTAATGAAGGCAAGCACGAATGGATGGACGAGGGTTTTACTAGCTATATTAGTGATTATGCAATGGATTACATTACAAAAAAGAATGCCGATAATCCAGCAGAAGGTGGTTATAAAGGCTACTACTATTTAGTAAATTCTGGTAAAGAAAAACCACAAACCACACATGCCGATCGCTTTGAAACAAACATGGCTTATGGTATTGCGGCATATAACAAAGGAGAAGTCTTTTTGTCACAATTAGGGTATGTAATAGGTCAAGATAATTTAAAGAAAACCCTGAAGCAATATTTTAAGGATTGGGCATTTAAACATCCCACACCAAACGCTTTTATTCGTGTGGCAGAAAAAGTATCTGGATTAGAACTGGATTGGTACT
It contains:
- a CDS encoding M1 family metallopeptidase, coding for MKKIFFFGVTVSLFLSSCGSTKSISNSSTTSQGSPTAVTAASAKSTYWQQHVDYKMDIDMDVNNYQYQGKQVLVYTNNSPDVLDKVFYHLYFNAFQPGSEMDIRSQTIADPDARVGSRIGRLKPNEIGYINVTALKQNGKGVKYETVGTVLEVQLNKVIQPGESVTFDMAFDAQVPAQIRRSGRNNEEGVALSMTQWYPKLAEYDFEGWHADPYIGREFHGVWGDFDLNLTIDKDYVVGGTGYLQKETISGDKKTLHITAPNVHDFTWAADPEYIHDTMQVPNGPMLHFYYKKTLPAENLQFWKDLQPKTVEMMQYFSENIGKYPYEQYSVIQGGDGGMEYAMCTLITGKRKFGSLMGVTAHELAHTWFQFLLATNEGKHEWMDEGFTSYISDYAMDYITKKNADNPAEGGYKGYYYLVNSGKEKPQTTHADRFETNMAYGIAAYNKGEVFLSQLGYVIGQDNLKKTLKQYFKDWAFKHPTPNAFIRVAEKVSGLELDWYLMDWTMTTNTIDYGVKNIDGNTVTLERIGLMPMPLDITVTYTDGSTESIYIPLQMMRGEKPTTATIKPDWAWAYPSYTFETKKAVKSVEIDPKGLMADVNKENNKM
- a CDS encoding S8 family peptidase, whose translation is MKFINRTLLLSLFSAAILSSCGGGAPILSTPIENIDTTPIKEQALTTAEKQNWGHLDLVKDTVPGMSVDKAYNEIIKGKKGQTIIVAVIDSGIDITHEDLDGVLWTNKKEIAGNGKDDDGNGYVDDIHGWNFLGTGYDEQLEFVRLIASGDTSAPRYAEAKAKYDADYAQALAGKQQMDQINLTVGNAHKTLTAHFKKEDYTAKEVAAITNPNDELKAAIDTANSMYERGAPSLPEVLKQVKGGVEYYTDQVNYNLNKDFKGRKTEDNPNDFNDKPGYGNGNVLPVKKSEAHGTHVAGIIAAERNNGKGANGVANNVEIMSIRAVPNGDEYDKDVAKAIRYAVDNGAKVINGSFGKSFSPHADWVRDAIKYASDKGVIFVHAAGNDGKDVDKTPNFPDDNVNGVEVSNTYIRVGALAPSYGTNMVADFSNYGKKNVDVFAPGAQIYSTTPENEYSTFGGTSMASPAVAGVAALVWSQYPKLTAAQVKQIILDSGLAVTTKVVVGGDPNDIQAFGNLTKSAKMVNAYNALVMAAQLSK